The DNA region TTAACCAATATGTTGCCGTTGGTCCGGGATTGAGTTATTTATACTCAAAGAGCGGTACTTTTAAAGCAAATGTATTTGGAACGGGGCTGATTACTCTATTTAATCCTGTACAGAATTTGCAACTCTCTGCCGAGTATGAGCATTTATTTGTTAATCAAAAAAATGGTTTTGAAAAATCAAGTTTTGATTACCCTGCTTTATATGTTGGTGGAGCCTATCGAATGGGAAATTTTTCTGCAGGGTTACGCTATGATGTGTTGTATAATGCGAATAAAACAATTTATGCCTCAGCATTTTCTCCGATTATAAGGTTTTATTTTTAATTAAGCTCTTTTCTTTACAAAATGTTTTAATTGTTAAGGCTATTATAAAAATGAATACAAATACCATTTCATAATTAAATTCCACAATCTCACTCCAGAAAAAACCAGCTATAAAAACCAAATCCAAAATTATATTAAAAAGACTTGGAAGCTTAAATTCTAAATTACTTTTAAAAAGGTCATAACAAAGTAGCACAGCAAATACAATTGATACAGTAAAAAACAAATACTTAGTAATACTAACTTCCAAAAAGAATGTTGAGCAAATCCATAACAATAAACCTACAAAAACATAAATATATTTTGTGAACTTCATTGCTATGCTAAAACTTCAAACGAATTAATTTATCTATAACTACATCAGTCATTTGAGTAGAAATGTCTAGATGAAAAACCATTCGTAATTTACCCTCTCCCATTCCCGTAATTGATATATTTTCTGATGCCAATTTATTCACAAAATTATCATCGTTTATACCATCATTTGTATAAAAAATAATAATATTGGTTTCTACGGGTTCTACTTCTTTTATATAGTGTGCATTTTTTAAAACCTTAGCAACGCGTTTGGCGTTGTTATGGTCTTCCACCAGACGTTCAATATTATTATCCAAGGCATAAATTCCCGCCGCTGCCAAATAACCGACCTGTCGCATACCACCGCCCATAGTTTTTCTATAGCGTAAGGCTTTTTGAATGTATTCTTTAGAACCCAACAACAAAGAACCCACTGGACAGCCCAATCCTTTGGAAAGACAAATTGAAATGGTATCGAAAAGCTCTCCGTACTGTTTTGCTTGTTCGTTTTTGGCTACCAAGGCATTGAACAATCTTGCTCCGTCCAAATGATAGGACAAGTCATTTTCTTTACAGATTTGTTTTATTTTTTTAAGTTCCTCAATATCCCAACACGCTCCACCTGCTTTATTTGCTGTATTTTCAACCGTAACCAGTGTTGTCATTGCTTGATGGATGTCATGTCTATTACTCAGGTTTTCAAGTACTTGTTTAGCAGTAAACATACCTCTATCACCATCAATTAATTTACATGAAACACCCGAATTAAATGAGGCACCTCCTCCTTCATAGTTATACACATGACTCCATTTATCACAAATTAGTTGCTCTCCAGGCTGGGTGTGGATTTTAATAGCGACTTGGTTCGCCATTGTTCCCGAAGGAAAAAACAGAGCAGATTCCATACCGAATAATGTTGCAATCTTTTCTTGCAATTGAATTACTGTAGGATCTGCATTAAAAACATCGTCACCTACCTCGGCATTGAACATGGCTTCTAGCATACCTTTTGTTGGTTTGGTAACGGTATCCGATAAAAGATTTATTTGCATTTAAAAAAATTGATTTAATTAATATAAATACTAATCATTTCCGATAGGAGAACCATCAGGAATTTTTGGAGCTTTTGTTCTTTTATAATTTGAAGGATTTTTCTTGAATTTTTGAATATTCCTAACAAACTGTGCATTTACCATTTTTTGAAGTTCGGTCGATTTTGCCGTTTTCAACCAACTTTCAATTTCATTGAGTTTCCCGTTTACAATTGCGGTAACCTGAGGATAATTATCGGCATCGGCCGCCAAGCCAAACAATTGGTTCAAAACCTGGGCATTGATAATGTTCTGCAACTCTCGATGATAGCTGTTTTTATGCTGTTTTTTAAACGAGGTATTGATAACTTTGTTAATGACCTCAACCAGCCCTAATTGACTTTCATCTAAGCTTTTATGCTGTACCAAACGAGAGGCTCTTTCTGGATGGAATAAAAAACTTAAGGTCATTTCAGAAGCCGTTTCAACAGCTCCATAAGGATCAAATGCTACACCGTTTTTACTTTTAAAAGATTCACGACTTCTTCCATAACCCATTGCTCTGGGCGGAAATAGATTTAACAGCCTTTCTGGAATGGCAATAGATTCCACTTCTATCGTATTTAATACACTTTGTAATGCTCGACGTTCAGTTTTACCATCAATTCTTTCGACAATAGGTTGAGAACCGCCACCATTAGGGAGGCCATAACTATAATCCATACCGCCTATCATTTTAACTGCCGCTTCGGTTTGATAACGATGAAAAAAATACAATGGTACAAATACATCTTCTAACACTGAATAGGGCTGATTAGATTTTATATTATCCTTTGAAAAATTATCGATTGCCTTTTTTCGGATAGCCAAAACATCATCCAATTCATAAGCAGGATTAGCACCATTGTCCCATAAGTGGGCATAAGCATGTGCACTTCCAGCTGGGCGAGCATCTTGGTCAGAAATATAGCGTAACCCATTCATAAACGCATTGTTTAAAATTTGAGGGAGCATTTCATCTTCGTTTTGGCTTTTGGGAAAATCCTGATACGAATATGCAACCGTAACTTTGTCCCAATCACCAATACCAACGGCATACGCGTCCGAAAAATCGATTTTACCGTCCTTTAGTCTGAATTGCGGATGCGGATAATCCATTACGGAAGCCCTATTATTAACACTTGCCGCAAAATTATGAGCAAAACCGATGGTGTGACCCACTTCATGAGCGGAAAGCTGTCGGATTCTCGCCAATGCCATTTCTAAAGCAAATTTATCATTAACCGTATTGTTTGCATATGGTGCTTGCAAGGCTTGTGCAATTAAAAAATCCTGTCGAATACGCAAAGAGCCCAAACTAACATGACCTTTTAAAATCTCTCCCGTTCTTGGGTCAGAAATACTTCCTCCATAACTCCAACCCCTTGTGGAACGATGCACCCATTGAATTACGTTATATCGCAAGTCCAACGGATCTGCACCTTCAGGTAATAGTTTAACCTGAAATGCATCTTTATATCCAATAGCTTCAAAAGCTTGATTCCACCACCTAGCTCCATCCAATAAGGCAGAACGAACGGGTTCTGGTGCACCTCTGTCTAAATAATAAATAATAGGTTCCTTGGCTTCGCTTACTTGTGCTGTCGGATCTTTTTTCTCTAAACGATGGCGGTAAATAAAACGCTTTACAATCGGTTCGTTGACAGGGGTTGCATAATCCATGTAGCTCATTGGATAAGATCCGGAACGCGGATCATACTTTCTAGGCTTATAGTTATCATCTGGCAATTCTACAAAAGAGTGATGTTGACCTATAGTAACAGATGAGGCATCGGGCGTTACACTTCTGATATTATAGCCTTTAGGACTTCCTTTGAAAGTCAGCCATACATCAAACTCTACGTTTTTTGGAAAGGCTTTAGTACGCCCTAAATTAAATGCACTTCTACTTTTGTCTAAACTGTAATTGCCTTGGTTATTGCCTTGTAACCTATTAGCAACCCCATGAGCGTCACGTATTAAAAAATCTGTGGCATCTACCAAATAGCTATTATTTTTTTGCTCTTTAATCACAAAGCCATGTAAAACTGACTTCGCAAAAGCCTCTTCGATGGATTTACGTTCATCTTCATTATCGGTAATTGCTCTATACCGTAAGTTGGGCTGTAGCAACAAAATCTTGTTACCCGCTTTTTTGAACTTTACCACTACTCCGTCACCTAATTGCCCTCTATCCAAACCAATATCGTTAGATCCAACACCTTCCGACAAGGCATTTACGTACAACAACTCCGTATCTAACTTGTCAATTTCAAGATAGATTCTATCTTCGCTTTCGTCATAGTAGAAATCGATATATCCCTCGTGTTTGGTTACGTTTTTATTGTCTTTAAAAAATTGGGAATGACCTAATTGAAAGATTAATAAAAATAAGCAGGCAAGTTTTAGTTTTTTCATTTGTAATATATTTTGGATAAAGCTACTAATTTAAAAACACAAATTCAACCTAGTTAAATTATCTAGTTTCATTTTTTAGTTTAATTTTGTTTTACTTATGATTACACAAGACACCCTAAAAGATATTGACGAGCGAATTAGCAAGCTAAAAGACTACCTACATATCGATCAAAAACTCATTGAAATAAGCAATGAAGAGGAAAATGCGTCGAATCCCGATTTCTGGAACAATCCACGGAAAGCCGAAGTATTAATGAAGTCTTTACGTGAGAAAAAGAAGTGGGTAGAGGATTATAATACACTGAAAATCAATAATGAAGAACTCCAAATATTATATGATTTTCTAAAAGACGGCGAAGCAACAGAGCAGGAAATTATGAACAGTTACCACAAAACCAATACCTTATTGGAAAAATTGGAGTTTAAAAACATGCTTTCCGATGAAGGAGATAACCTAAGTGCCGTTTTGCAAATTACTGCTGGTGCTGGTGGTACCGAGAGTTGCGATTGGGCAGCCATGCTGATGCGGATGTATTTGATGTGGAGCGAAAAACAAGGCTTTAAAGTAAAGGAACTCAACTTACAAGATGGCGATGTAGCAGGAATCAAAACGGTTACGCTGGAAATTGACGGCGACTTTGCTTTTGGTTATCTAAAAGGCGAAAATGGAGTTCACAGATTGGTCAGAATATCACCTTTTGATAGTAATGCTAAACGGCATACTTCATTTGCCTCGGTATATGTATATCCATTAGCAGATGACAGTATTGAAATCGATATCAATCCCGCAGATATTTCGTGGGATTTTGCCAGATCTAGCGGTGCGGGTGGTCAAAACGTAAACAAGGTAGAAACCAAAGCGATACTGACGCACCACCCTACAGGAATTGTAATTCACAATTCAGAAACACGTTCGCAATTGGAAAACCGCGAAAAAGCTATGGTAATGTTAAAATCACAACTCTACGAACTGGAACTACAAAAACAACGTGAAAAGCGTGATGAAATAGAATCGAATAAAATGAAAATAGACTTTGGTTCACAAATTCGAAATTATGTGATGCACCCGTATAAATTAGTTAAAGATGTTCGTACAAGTCACGAAACAGGGAATGTTGATGCTGTAATGGATGGAGACATAGATGGGTTTATCAAAGCATTTTTAATGGCTGCTGGGCAAAATGACAACTCAAAAGAAATATGAGTAAAATTGACACCATTATCTTCGATTTAGGAGGAGTTTTGATTGATTGGAACCCAAAATATGTTTATCGTGAAGTCTTTGATGGCGACGAAGAAAAAGTAGATTGGTTTTTAAGCGAAATCTGTACCATGGAATGGAATGTTGAACACGATGCTGGACGTTTACTTAAGGACGGAACGGAGCTTTTAATCAAGCAATACCCACAATACGAAGCTTGGATACGCATTTACTACGACAGATGGACAGATATGTTAAGTGTGAACCAATTGAAGGTACTCTAAATCTCTTAAATAAGCTCAAAAAGGACAATACTTATAAATTACATGCCCTAACCAATTGGAGTGCAGAACTATTTCCTGTAGCCTTAGAGCGTTACGATTTCTTACAGCATTTTGAAGGTATTGTAGTTTCTGGTGCAGAAAAGACCAGAAAACCTTTTGCTAAAATCTACGAAATTATCTTAGATCGTTATGCCATAACTCCTGAAAAGGCGGTATTTATTGATGATAACCTCAATAATATTGAAGCTGCTAAAAAATTAGGAATACATGGTATTCATTTCAAATCAGCCAGCCAACTACAAAACGCACTTACCAATCTAGGTGTTCGAATCTAAATTGAATTTTATCTCCGGTTGATTTTTGTGCTAATCTGTTAATAGCTTGTTCGCTCAGTTGCAATACTCGGGGGTAACCGCCCGTGACTTGGCAATCTCGCATTAAAACAATTAGTTTTCCAGAAGGCGTAAGCTGCACCGTTCCTGGTAAAACTGCGGAAGTAAGCATAAAGGGCAACTCATTCTCAATTAGGCCCTCTAGACGATAACCCATTCTACTGTTATCATTTGAAATTGTAAAAACAAGCTTTTTTAATTGGTTTTTTTGTTCATGCTTTAGCAAATCGTATTCAGGCCCTGGGTATACCAACAAGTTCATATCGGTAAAATGACTTTCGTCAAATTTTACAGAAGCATTTTTTATGCTTTTATCACCCTTTAATTCCAGAAAAGGCAAACAATCGTTCTTTTTAATTCTAAATTGCTCGGTAATACTTTGATAAAAACTCCTACTCCCAAATACTTTTGGGGTTTGGATTCCACCCTTAACGGCGAGGTAAGCACGTACACCCAAAACGGGCTTACCAAAAGATAAAATGTCTTTTTCGGCTACCTGAATCGGTTTGTTTAATTCAACTATATTATCGTTAATTTTGGCAGATAAATTTGCTCCAGAAATACATATAATAATTTGTTTTTCAAACTTTAAAACACATTTGCTTAAAGTAATTTCTAATAATGAATCATTTTTATTATTTCCAATAATTTGGTTTGCTAATTGAGCTGAATGACTATCTAAAACACCAGAACAGGGAACGCCCATATCCCCATAACCAAAGCGACCTAAATCTTGAACTGAAGTATAAAATCCTGGTGATATTACTTTGATCATATCTCAGATTTTTTCAATTCATAAAAACCTTTTGCAACTTGAGATTCGATTTGAAAATGTTCATCCAAATCAATCGGTATGAATTGAATTTCATCTCCCGATTTTGCAAAACAAGGGTCTTTAAATTCAATATCAAAGAATGAAATGGGCGAATTTCCGATTATATGCCATCCACTAGCACTCATTGACGGGTAAATACCCGTTTGGCTTCCCCCAATAGCCACCGAACCTCTTTCAATACGCAATCTAGGATTCGCTTTTCTTGGAATGTGTAGTTTTTTGTCCAACCCGCCCAAATATAAAAATCCTGGTAAAAAACCGATAAAGTAAACCGTGTAAATTTGGGATGAATGTAAACTGATTATTTCACGTAAAGTCAAATTATTTTTCAACCCCAATTCGCCCAAGTCCAAACCAAATTTATAGTCGTAGCAAACTGGAATTTCCCATCTGTAATTTTTTACCTTTTTTTGAGAAATTTCTTGCCCGTAAAGTGATTTTAAGTCTAAAATGTTGTCATAGACAATATTTATAGTGTTATTATAAATAATTGTTAATGAGTTGTATGTATTAATTACATCAACTATTTGTTTAGTATAATTTTGAATGACTTTATTTTTAAAAAAAATGACATCATCCAATATATTTTTGTCGATTTTCTTTGGCCATTCTATTAAAATTGCATTTTTTCCATAGCGTTTATAGGTCAATTTGAAGGTACCCATTTAAGCAATTTTAATACCGTAATTAGGTAGTTTTTTAGAGAGGTAATTCAGTATTCTTAAAACATTAGGGTTATCACCATGAACACAAAAAGTTTTGGCTTTTATATCCACTTTTTCTCCATCAATGGTTTTTACCTTGTGCTTAGTTATCATTCTCAATAAATGTTTTAATACTTTTTTAGGATCAGTAATAACGGCTTTGGGTTCCGATCGGGAAACCAGTGTCAGATCAGTATTGTAGTTCCTATCTATAAATGCCTCAAAATACACTCTCAAGTCTTGTTTAAGTGCCATTTCTGCCAAAACCGACCCATAAGGTGCGTATAACCATATATCTTTTGTAGTATTTTTAACGGCATTGATAAGACATTGGGCTGTATTTGCATCGACTGCAGCTTTATTATACAATGCTCCGTGAGCTTTAACGTGATTTAAAGTAGCCACTGACTTTCTCAATTCGTATTGAACGGTGTTGATTTGTTTTTCAAGGCTCAGTTGCAGTTCATCAAACGGTAATGCCATCTCTTTTCTCCCAAAATTTTCCTTATCGGGATAAGAAGGGTGTGCCCCTATATGTACACGGTGTAATAACGCTAGTTTTATAGTTTCCGTAATCGTATCAACATCTCCAGCGTGACCACCACAAGCAATACTGCACGAACTTATCTTTGACATAAGCATTAATTCATTGCCTATCCCTTCACACACATCGCAATTTATGTCTATGGTAAATAAGTTCATTACATCATTTCAAACACCTTAAAAATACTTTTTAATCCTAAAAAGATGGTTACCGCTAAGATAATAAATCCAATGCTATTTTGAAGTTTTGTATTTCTAAAATTGCCCAATACTGATTTTTTGTTCATAATCCACAATAAAAATCCAGCGATTACGGGCAATAACATCCCATTTGCCGCTTGGGCAAACTTGATAATTTCTATGGGTTTTACACCTAACGAAGAAAACAATACACCCAAAAATAGGATAAACATCCATACCACTCTAAATTTGGTGGATTTTAAATTTGTTTTCCAACCTAAGCATCCAGAGGCTACATATGCAGCCGCTAATGCAGCTGTTATTGTACTTGTTATTCCCGCTGCAAACAACCCTAAGGCTAAAAAGTATTTTGCGTAACTCCCAAATAAAGGCTCTAAGCCCATTGCCAAATCCGCCGCACTATTTACTTCTTGGTTTTGAATAGCTGCTGCGGAAATTATAATACACATAGAGACCAATCCGCCTAGCACTACTGCAATAATAGCATCTTTTTTAGCGTATTTTAAATCGCTATGCTTGCTCCATTTCTCTTTAACCAAGCTAGCATGCAAAAACAGATTGTAAGGCACTACGGTAGTTCCTATTAAGCCTATAATGGTTAAAATACTTTCTTTTGGTGTGGTGGGAATAAAAATTCCTTTAAAAATTTCTGATAAACTGGGTTTAGTGAGAATAGCTGTAATTAAAAAAGCAATACTCATTAAAATCACCAAGGTTACTAATACTTTTTCTAACACTTTATAATTGCCCAAATACAATAGAATAAAGGCTACAAGCCCTATAATTGCACTCAAAACATTTAAACTTACACTCCCAATTTGAACAGTATAATTTTTAAAAATAGTCTCCAATCCTAAAACACTACCACTAATATTCCCTGCTTCGTAAGCCGCATTGCCGATAACAATTGCCGATAATACGAGAACAATAATCAATTTTCTAAAAATAGGATGTTTTATTTCTGTCCTGATGATTTCTGACAATCCTTTTTGGGTGATGATACCCAATCTGGCGGACATTTCTTGAAGCGTAATTGTTGCAATTATGGATAATGCCATGGCCCAAAGCAAGGAATAACCAAAGTTAACACCAGCAATAGTGCATAAGGTCACTGTGCCCGGGCCAATAAAAGCTGCAGCAACTAATGGTCCTGGGCCAATATTTTTAAACCAGTTTTTAATCACTAAGTGTAGAATTTAAGGCATAGATTGCGAAACTACCTAACCAATGTCCGCCCTCGTAGCTATCACCAACTATGTTTGGTAACGAATTATTAATGTGTTGATTGGCAATATTTTGCAGATGACTATATTCGGGTAAACCTTCTGCAATCTTATTCAGACTCCAAGCTCTAGAAAAGTTAACACCATCCAGGTGTACTAACTTTCCATCGGTACGGTCGGATACTTCGCCAACGGCCAAGGTAAAGTTTTTGTCGGATAATTGTGGGAGAAACTTGATGATCCAACTTTTAAATTCAGGTGCTGACAAAACACGTTTCATCAAAGCGGCCTCTTCCAAACAGGGTGATAAGAAGTCGAATCCGCTGGGTTCCCAAGATATGGGGCAATCGGCATCGTTCAGATAAAAATCCCTGGCACGTTTTTCAATCAAGGTTTTTAATTCGGTATGATTTACCGTTTTGGCATAATCGTAGGCAAAGGAAAGTCCGAAAGCAGTATTGGTATGCTCTCCTACACGGATGGGATACTTTAATTTTGGTAAAAACTCTAAGTATTTCTTAACAATTAAATTCGTTAAGGGCTGTAAGTTGTTTTCTAAGGTTCTTGCGGTTTCATCATCCCATGTATGGAGTTCTTCAGCCAATTTTAACAGCCACGCCCAGCCATAGGTGCGTTCGTAAGATTTATTATGCTCCCCATCAAAATAAGCAACTTCAGTTAAAATATTTTGTTTAGAGATGTTTTTTAAGAGCCTTTCTTTGGTTTCAGCACTATTTTCTAGCTTAGGGAATTGCTTTAGTAAACTCACCAAACTCCAATGCCCATGTACTGATGAGTCCCAGTCAAAACAACCGTAAAAAGCTGGGTGCAATGCTTTTGGTGTCTGCAAATCATCTTCACTACCAATGGTTTGGTTTAGCTTATTGGGATATTCAACCTCAATACAACCTAAAGGCAATGTAGCTAAACGATTAGCTTCTACTAAATTTAGTTGTGGAATGGGTGCAGTTTTTACCTCAACAGCTAAAGGTACTTTCTCTTTTTTATTTTCTGCTTTTTCACAACTTAATAGCAGTAAAACGAAAGCAAGCACATATAGATACCTCATTGTATAAAATTTAGAGGTAAATGTACAATTTAATATTAAAAAATTTTATTGAGAAACCCTATACAAATCTAACGTAGATTTTTCAAAATTATGAGCCTCATCCGTTTTCTTTAATTCTGCTTTTTTATCTATGTTCAATAAAAAGTCAGAAAGCTTATCTAAAACTGGATGTTGGTCGTTTGTATTAATTTCGATATTATCGCCATCAAAAGTGGTAACAATATAGGTATATCTAGGTGTATCGTTACGCTTAGATTTTTGTTCCCAATCTTTATCAATTGCATATAGCTGACTTCTATTGAGAATCTTTTTTAATTCGTAAATGTCTTGTTTAGAGAGTTTACCAGAATAATTACCCTGTGTTTCGGTATAATTTTTACCACGATAAAATACAGTACCGTCTACGTTAATTTGAATAGACATTGAAGGACAAGTACCGAAACACGTAGAGGAATGAAAAGTCAAGGTTTTAAAATTAACTTTATCTAACAACTTACCTCTATTATAAAAAATGTACTGTTTTTCTTTGGCAAGTGCACCTGCTTCCAATTTATTAAAATTAGCTTGTTCCTTTTCTATAACAGGTACAATTACTAACCTGTTCCTATTAATTTCTTTAATTCTAAACTTAAATTCTTCTGTTTTAAAATCTCCAGCTAATCTATAATTTACTTTAAAAGATAAATTTTTATTATCTAAGTCAAATAAAACTTCTTGTTTTGTATTATCAAAATTATAAACTACTGCTTCATCATCAAATCGTATATAATCTAAGTCTTTATTAATCCATTCCGTTTCAGTCAACAAATTTTTACTCGCCTTAGATTGGGCGTTTATTGAAATTACTACTGATAACATCAAAAATAAGCATAAATTTTTCATTGTAGTAGGGGTTCTATGAGTTCCAAATGTAATAAAATTATCCTAACCATCCTTCTCTATCCAAACTTCTGTACTGGATAGCTTCAGAGATATGGTCGGGTTTAATAGCCTCAGAATTGTCTAAATCAGCAACTGTTCTGGCTACTTTTAGGATTCTGTCATATGCTCGGGCAGAGAGATTCAAACTCTCCATTGCCGCTTTTAACAAAGACGTTGAAGCTTCATCTAACTTACAAAAGTTTCTAATTTGCTTCACATTCATCTGTGCATTATAATGCACATTAGCATTGTCTTTGAACCTTTTAGTTTGCAAATGTCGTGCCATGGTGACACGTTCTCTAATGATTTTACTAGATTCGCCTTTTCGCTCTTCAGAGAGCTTTTCGAAAGGTACGGGCTGTACCTCAATATGAATGTCAATTCGATCCAATAAGGGACCTGATACTTTACTTAAGTAACGTTGCATTTCTGTTGGTGAGGAAGTTACGTGTCCGGGAGTATCGTTAAAATAACCGCTCGGACTAGGGTTCATACTTGCCACTAACATAAAACTACTCGGATAGGTTACCGTGAATTTTGCTCTAGAAATGGTTACTTCCCTATCCTCTAAGGGTTGACGCATTACTTCTAATACCGTACGCTTAAATTCAGGCAATTCATCTAAAAACAATACACCATTGTGCGATAATGATATTTCTCCCGGTTGTGGATACGCTCCACCACCAACTAGAGCCACATCACTAATAGTATGATGTGGTGAACGAAAAGGGCGTTGCCCCATTAAT from Aureibaculum sp. 2308TA14-22 includes:
- a CDS encoding DUF2891 domain-containing protein, which codes for MRYLYVLAFVLLLLSCEKAENKKEKVPLAVEVKTAPIPQLNLVEANRLATLPLGCIEVEYPNKLNQTIGSEDDLQTPKALHPAFYGCFDWDSSVHGHWSLVSLLKQFPKLENSAETKERLLKNISKQNILTEVAYFDGEHNKSYERTYGWAWLLKLAEELHTWDDETARTLENNLQPLTNLIVKKYLEFLPKLKYPIRVGEHTNTAFGLSFAYDYAKTVNHTELKTLIEKRARDFYLNDADCPISWEPSGFDFLSPCLEEAALMKRVLSAPEFKSWIIKFLPQLSDKNFTLAVGEVSDRTDGKLVHLDGVNFSRAWSLNKIAEGLPEYSHLQNIANQHINNSLPNIVGDSYEGGHWLGSFAIYALNSTLSD
- a CDS encoding DUF6438 domain-containing protein; the protein is MKNLCLFLMLSVVISINAQSKASKNLLTETEWINKDLDYIRFDDEAVVYNFDNTKQEVLFDLDNKNLSFKVNYRLAGDFKTEEFKFRIKEINRNRLVIVPVIEKEQANFNKLEAGALAKEKQYIFYNRGKLLDKVNFKTLTFHSSTCFGTCPSMSIQINVDGTVFYRGKNYTETQGNYSGKLSKQDIYELKKILNRSQLYAIDKDWEQKSKRNDTPRYTYIVTTFDGDNIEINTNDQHPVLDKLSDFLLNIDKKAELKKTDEAHNFEKSTLDLYRVSQ